In one Leptospira mayottensis 200901116 genomic region, the following are encoded:
- a CDS encoding DUF1561 domain-containing protein, translating into MNRFIVLIVVLLISIGVDFSYGVSPALVHILSSVVSDSIVQKPTDNPKDKAIKIVIHDGGKFCYAPVFSGGESYIQLEQCWEQDVTSARYDVFQRISYYINKTWLCITAPEGVILGERNWDYVHLRPCTINDPLQRWIVKENSFWTADERYRLKDVKWYAYISKKSKDSYNHTLDSSMKDWVQTVATPGNISIKTSIAWNLGNSRYFIHSKGSKKSTTSIYYNPESGHVAQYNPVSGRLSCMYSKVGSYQWNWIRWVLCDDIPTSKDSPAYWDVYLETEEGGMLKDYKGNILRVTRYGSNWGVVYAAKPSFLEKDTTNSPTSLFLVDGYLLDWIRYAAGNLGNTEQYCPAGNKESHVYKRIKRTLPPDFQLTDDWIRRLYQIATSATLASAIQIHGMCGVCLLQSFQMLAELQEYYSQGPLQSGGYFFDTAHDRDPFVSFGQRYPLLDMLLTDVPRVYGLDGNTTRLLGLASARTMLPQYDWIVSDEFLTRPEIMSHIDSLINSPPGSIWLGMLGRERSDGIVVGHAVPILRTSQGLVVIQTTSLSTPFDLYRQALMPTMDPLQVIYNLEAPDRALTVLITIQLGDLDHNAFNFIISNRNCTGEGDDRRGTGEYPTSASVNQCPGSSRCALPF; encoded by the coding sequence ATGAATCGTTTTATAGTTTTGATAGTGGTTTTGTTGATTTCAATTGGAGTTGATTTTTCTTACGGAGTGAGTCCTGCACTTGTCCATATTTTATCGAGTGTTGTTTCTGACTCGATAGTTCAAAAGCCTACGGATAATCCGAAAGATAAGGCAATCAAAATCGTTATACATGATGGTGGAAAGTTTTGTTATGCTCCAGTTTTTAGTGGTGGTGAAAGTTATATTCAACTTGAGCAGTGTTGGGAACAGGACGTTACTAGTGCTCGGTATGATGTGTTTCAAAGAATTTCTTATTACATTAATAAAACATGGCTATGCATTACTGCTCCAGAAGGAGTCATTCTTGGAGAGAGAAACTGGGATTATGTGCATCTCAGACCTTGTACTATCAATGACCCACTACAGCGATGGATCGTAAAAGAGAATTCCTTTTGGACTGCAGATGAGCGTTATCGTTTAAAAGATGTGAAGTGGTATGCCTATATTTCAAAGAAGTCTAAGGATAGTTATAACCATACCTTGGACTCTTCGATGAAAGATTGGGTTCAGACTGTGGCAACTCCTGGGAATATCAGTATTAAGACTTCCATAGCTTGGAATTTGGGGAATAGCCGCTACTTTATCCATTCAAAAGGCTCAAAAAAAAGTACCACATCTATCTACTACAATCCTGAAAGTGGACATGTTGCTCAATACAATCCAGTAAGTGGACGTCTTTCTTGCATGTATTCAAAGGTAGGTAGTTATCAATGGAATTGGATTCGATGGGTATTGTGTGATGATATCCCTACGAGTAAGGATAGTCCTGCTTATTGGGACGTTTATCTTGAAACTGAAGAGGGAGGTATGCTCAAGGATTATAAAGGCAATATTCTGAGAGTTACCAGATATGGATCCAATTGGGGTGTTGTCTATGCAGCTAAACCCTCTTTTTTGGAAAAGGATACCACGAATAGTCCAACGTCTTTGTTTTTAGTAGATGGATATTTACTGGATTGGATACGTTATGCAGCTGGTAATCTTGGTAATACAGAGCAGTATTGTCCGGCTGGTAATAAGGAAAGTCATGTATATAAAAGAATAAAAAGGACCTTACCTCCTGACTTTCAATTAACTGATGACTGGATTCGGAGACTTTATCAGATAGCGACTTCAGCTACACTCGCATCTGCAATTCAGATACATGGGATGTGTGGTGTTTGTCTGCTTCAGAGCTTCCAGATGTTAGCAGAGCTCCAGGAGTATTATTCTCAGGGGCCTCTTCAGAGTGGGGGTTATTTTTTCGATACAGCTCATGATAGAGATCCTTTTGTTTCATTTGGACAACGTTATCCGTTATTGGATATGTTGCTGACGGATGTACCTAGAGTGTATGGCCTCGACGGTAATACAACCAGATTGTTAGGGTTAGCATCTGCTAGGACTATGTTGCCTCAATACGATTGGATTGTCTCTGATGAATTCCTCACTCGGCCTGAAATAATGTCTCACATTGATTCACTCATCAATTCTCCTCCCGGAAGCATTTGGTTAGGGATGCTGGGGAGAGAACGTTCAGATGGAATTGTCGTGGGACATGCTGTTCCAATTCTTAGGACCTCTCAGGGCTTAGTTGTAATTCAAACGACCTCGCTTTCGACGCCCTTTGATCTATACAGGCAAGCTTTAATGCCCACTATGGACCCACTCCAGGTAATTTATAACTTGGAAGCACCAGATAGGGCTCTGACAGTACTCATAACTATACAGTTAGGGGATCTTGACCACAATGCATTTAACTTTATAATTTCTAACAGGAATTGCACTGGAGAAGGTGACGACAGAAGAGGCACAGGAGAATATCCAACCAGTGCATCAGTGAATCAGTGTCCTGGTAGCAGCAGGTGTGCACTACCGTTTTAA